The Terriglobales bacterium region GTTGCGCGGGAAGATGCGCTCCACGCCGTGTCCGAAGCTGATCTTGCGGACGGTGAAGCTGCCCTGCGGCCCGTTGTTGATGGAGATGACGGTGCCTTCGAAGGCCTGGAGGCGCTCCTTGTCGCCTTCCTTGATCTTGACGTGCACGCGCACGTTGTCGCCCGGATTGAGAACGGGGATGTCGGTGCGCTGCAGCTTGGCCAGAACCTTGTCCATGATGGGTGAGATCGACATTTTCTTTTCCTCTTCCTGCCTGGGCTAAAGCCCCAAAATCAGATCCTGCACAACGCGGCGCTAAAGCGCCGCTTTTCGACCCGCTGCCCGAAGGTCAGCGAGCAGATCTTCGTCTTCCTTGCTCAGCGCGACCCCGGTGAGGAGGTCGGGCCGATTGCGCAACGTCTTCTCCAGCGCGCGGCGGCGACGCCACTTGCGGATGGCCTCGTGGTCACCCTGGACGAGGACCTCCGGCACCGGCAGGCCGCGGAACTCGGCCGGCCGCGTGTAGTGCGGATAGTCGAGCAATCCGCCCGAGGCGCAGGTCGCATCCGGCTCGCCGGCCGTCTTCGCGGCGCGCCGGGAGCTGAAGCTTTCCTGCTTCGACGAGGCCTCGTTGCCGAGCGCGCCCGGCACGAGGCGCGAGACCGCGTCGACGATGAGCGCCGCACCGAGCTCGCCGCCGGAGAGCACGAAGTCGCCGAGCGAGATCTCGCGGTCCGCCAGATGCTCGGCCACGCGCTCGTCCACGCCCTCGTAGCGGCCGCAGATGATGGCCAGCCGCTCAAGCCCGGCAAACTCCTCCGCCACCTTCTGGGTGAAGAGCTCGCCTTGCGGCGAAAGCAGGACGACGGATTCGTTCACCGTACCGGCTTTGCGGTCCGCCCGCGAGGCGATGCCCAGCGACTCGGCACACTCGAAGATGGGCTCGGGCTTGAGGACCATGCCCTCGCCACCGCCGAAGGGACGATCGTCGACCGTGCGATGCTTGTCGCGGGTGAAGGCCCGCAGGTCGCGCACTTGGATGTCAATGAGCGAAGCTTCGCGCGCCCGGCGCACGATGCCGTGTTCGAACGGGCCACGGAAGAAATCCGGGAAGATCGTG contains the following coding sequences:
- the rplS gene encoding 50S ribosomal protein L19 — its product is MSISPIMDKVLAKLQRTDIPVLNPGDNVRVHVKIKEGDKERLQAFEGTVISINNGPQGSFTVRKISFGHGVERIFPRNSKVLDKVEVVRSGKVRRAKLFYLRDLKGKAARLREDE
- the trmD gene encoding tRNA (guanosine(37)-N1)-methyltransferase TrmD, with the translated sequence MKFEILTIFPDFFRGPFEHGIVRRAREASLIDIQVRDLRAFTRDKHRTVDDRPFGGGEGMVLKPEPIFECAESLGIASRADRKAGTVNESVVLLSPQGELFTQKVAEEFAGLERLAIICGRYEGVDERVAEHLADREISLGDFVLSGGELGAALIVDAVSRLVPGALGNEASSKQESFSSRRAAKTAGEPDATCASGGLLDYPHYTRPAEFRGLPVPEVLVQGDHEAIRKWRRRRALEKTLRNRPDLLTGVALSKEDEDLLADLRAAGRKAAL